A single region of the Populus nigra chromosome 2, ddPopNigr1.1, whole genome shotgun sequence genome encodes:
- the LOC133682965 gene encoding uncharacterized protein LOC133682965, translating to MVADQNTKDLVEEDVGLACPPFDEEDFMAAEASFFDLSEQVFFSGFEGDHKGAGRVQGSSGNLNAVQIMQKKHGKGKDMKVLEQVYKHRDNAPKDTNTETRAENIDSDKKTSTKAETIESNKKISTKAAIVDDKVSFELRINSAKRKLQESYENIGKEKKRRQIQVLSLSEVPKFPQVKCRPEKHRSGFARKFRSFAACH from the exons ATGGTGGCTGATCAGAATACAAAAGACTTGGTGGAAGAAGATGTGGGGCTTGCCTGCCCTCCTTTCGATGAGGAAGATTTCATGGCTGCTGAAGCTTCCTTTTTTGACCTGTCCGAACAAGTGTTTTTCAGTGGATTTGAGGGTGATCATAAAG GTGCGGGAAGAGTTCAAGGATCATCCGGAAACCTCAATGCGGTGCAGATCATGCAGAAAAAGCATGGCAAGGGCAAGGACATGAAGGTTTTAGAGCAGGTCTATAAGCACAGGGACAACGCTCCTAAAGATACAAATACTGAAACAAGAGCTGAAAATATCGATTCCGATAAGAAGACATCAACAAAAGCTGAAACTATTGAGTCCAATAAGAAGATATCAACAAAAGCTGCAATTGTTGATGACAAAGTCTCATTTGAGCTGAGGATTAATTCGGCAAAAAGGAAACTACAAGAAAGTTATGAGAATATTGGAAAAG AGAAAAAGAGGAGACAGATTCAAGTCCTTAGCCTATCAGAAGTGCCTAAATTTCCTCAAGTGAAATGCAGGCCTGAGAAGCATCGCAGCGGTTTTGCACGCAAGTTCAGGAGTTTTGCTGCTTGCCACTAG